The following are from one region of the Odontesthes bonariensis isolate fOdoBon6 chromosome 16, fOdoBon6.hap1, whole genome shotgun sequence genome:
- the kcnip1b gene encoding Kv channel-interacting protein 1b isoform X2, producing MGAVVGTLTMQTKQRRPSRDKADDELEMTMVCHRPEGLEQLESQTNFTKQELQILYRGFKNECPSGVVNEETFKHIYAQFFPHGDASMYAHYLFNAFDTTNNGSIKFKDFVMGLSTLLRGTLREKLEWTFHLYDINRDGYINREEMTDIVRAIYDMMGKYTYPALKGDVPQQHVDAFFQKMDKNKDGVVTLEEFIIACQEDETMMRSMQLFENVM from the exons atAAAGCCGATGATGAGCTAGAGATGACCATGGTGTGCCACAGGCCGGAAGGTCTTGAGCAACTGGAATCCCAGACCAACTTCACCAAACAGGAGCTGCAGATCCTCTATCGTGGTTTTAAAAAT GAATGTCCCAGTGGAGTTGTAAACGAGGAgacatttaaacacatttatGCACAGTTCTTCCCACATGGAG ATGCAAGCATGTATGCACATTATCTTTTCAATGCATTTGACACTACAAACAATGGCTCCATTAagtttaag GACTTTGTGATGGGGTTGTCTACTCTGCTTAGAGGCACGCTTAGGGAAAAGCTGGAGTGGACATTTCATCTTTATGATATCAACAGAGATGGATACATAAACAGAGAG GAAATGACGGACATTGTGAGGGCCATTTATGACATGATGGGCAAGTATACCTACCCTGCATTAAAAGGAGATGTCCCACAGCAACATGTGGATGCCTTTTTTCAG aaaatgGATAAGAATAAAGATGGAGTGGTGACCCTGGAGGAGTTTATCATAGCCTGTCAAGAG GATGAAACTATGATGAGATCCATGCAGCTGTTTGAAAACGTGATGTAG
- the kcnip1b gene encoding Kv channel-interacting protein 1b isoform X3, translating into MTMVCHRPEGLEQLESQTNFTKQELQILYRGFKNECPSGVVNEETFKHIYAQFFPHGDASMYAHYLFNAFDTTNNGSIKFKDFVMGLSTLLRGTLREKLEWTFHLYDINRDGYINREEMTDIVRAIYDMMGKYTYPALKGDVPQQHVDAFFQKMDKNKDGVVTLEEFIIACQEDETMMRSMQLFENVM; encoded by the exons ATGACCATGGTGTGCCACAGGCCGGAAGGTCTTGAGCAACTGGAATCCCAGACCAACTTCACCAAACAGGAGCTGCAGATCCTCTATCGTGGTTTTAAAAAT GAATGTCCCAGTGGAGTTGTAAACGAGGAgacatttaaacacatttatGCACAGTTCTTCCCACATGGAG ATGCAAGCATGTATGCACATTATCTTTTCAATGCATTTGACACTACAAACAATGGCTCCATTAagtttaag GACTTTGTGATGGGGTTGTCTACTCTGCTTAGAGGCACGCTTAGGGAAAAGCTGGAGTGGACATTTCATCTTTATGATATCAACAGAGATGGATACATAAACAGAGAG GAAATGACGGACATTGTGAGGGCCATTTATGACATGATGGGCAAGTATACCTACCCTGCATTAAAAGGAGATGTCCCACAGCAACATGTGGATGCCTTTTTTCAG aaaatgGATAAGAATAAAGATGGAGTGGTGACCCTGGAGGAGTTTATCATAGCCTGTCAAGAG GATGAAACTATGATGAGATCCATGCAGCTGTTTGAAAACGTGATGTAG
- the npm1a gene encoding nucleophosmin 1a → MNGLNEEPMAPQTFLYGCVLEAGKEVVFNPEDDDLEHQLDLRMACVDPSTKDELHMVEVEGQDAEGQKVKAALVSLRPSTLPSVCLGGFTITPPAVFRLKTGPGPIHISGQHLVMMEADQSFDEEEEEEEEEEEEEEVKNIKKRPASSPAPKSQKKMKMEEEDDDDDDDDDDEEEDEEAEESEAEESPAKAKPTPTKQKAPAQNGKSPAPSTPATKQQKTPKGKVEKSPKTPIPKVILTLPELKAKMLEAVKKGVTLPKIQPKFENFVKYGHKVSDVKVIAELWKWRQTLKEEK, encoded by the exons ATGAACGGGTTGAATGAGGAACCAATGGCCCCACAAACTTTTCTTTACG GATGCGTGTTGGAAGCCGGTAAGGAGGTGGTCTTCAATCCCGAGGATGATGACTTGGAGCATCAGCTAGATTTGAGGATG GCCTGTGTGGACCCCAGCACAAAAGATGAACTTCACATGGTGGAGGTGGAAGGACAGGATGCAGAGGGTCAGAAAGTCAAGGCAGCGTTGGTTTCCCTCAGACCTTCTACCCTTCCAAGT GTGTGTCTTGGGGGATTCACAATCACACCCCCAGCAGTTTTTCGTCTGAAGACGGGTCCAGGTCCAATCCACATCAGTGGACAACATCTTGTTA TGATGGAGGCTGATCAGTCTtttgatgaagaagaagaagaggaggaggaggaggaggaggaggaagaagttaaaaatataaagaaaagacCTGCTTCATCACCTGCCCCAAAGTCTCAG aaaaaaatgaaaatggaggaagaggatgatgatgatgatgacgacgaTGA TgacgaggaggaggatgaggaggcgGAGGAAAGCGAGGCAGAAGAATCACCTGCTAAG GCCAAACCAACACCAACTAAACAAAAAGCCCCAGCTCAGAACGGCAAGAGCCCAGCACCCAGCACCCCGGCCACAAAGCAG cAAAAAACTCCCAAAGGGAAAGTCGAGAAGTCACCTAAAACCCCCATACCCAAAGTCATTTTAACACTTCCTGAGCTCAAAGCCAAGATGTTGGAGGCAGTGAAGAAG GGTGTAACATTACCCAAAATCCAGCCCAAGTTTGAGAACTTCGTGAAGTATGGTCATAAAGTCTCAGATGTCAAG GTCATTGCAGAGCTGTGGAAGTGGAGACAAACActgaaggaagaaaaataa
- the LOC142401069 gene encoding claudin-7-A-like: MANKGLQILGFALSLFGLIGLIIGTILPQWKMSAFVGSNIITAVSMYEGLWMSCAFQSTGQIQCKVYDSILQLNSALQATRALMIVSIIVAVAGLGVACMGMKCTNCGGDDKTRKSRIAMTGGIIILIGALCGIVACSWYAHDIIRAFYDPFTPVNTRYEFGSAIFIAWAGAFLTIVGGAMLAASCPRSKSASSKYPISRPPSSKEYV; encoded by the exons ATGGCCAACAAGGGTCTTCAGATTTTGGGATTCGCCCTGTCACTTTTTGGTCTAATTGGATTGATAATTGGTACCATTCTGCCCCAGTGGAAGATGTCCGCTTTTGTTGGGTCCAACATCATCACAGCGGTGTCCATGTACGAGGGATTATGGATGTCGTGTGCGTTCCAGAGCACAGGCCAAATCCAGTGCAAGGTGTACGACTCAATCCTGCAGCTCAACA GTGCGCTCCAGGCAACCCGCGCCCTCATGATTGTGAGCATTATTGTAGCGGTGGCTGGTCTGGGTGTAGCTTGCATGGGAATGAAGTGCACCAACTGTGGAGGAGATGACAAAACGCGCAAGTCCCGTATTGCCATGACTGGTGGCATCATCATCCTGATCGGAG CTTTGTGTggcattgttgcttgctcttgGTACGCTCATGACATCATCAGAGCCTTCTATGACCCTTTCACCCCCGTCAATACAAG GTACGAGTTTGGTTCTGCCATCTTCATTGCCTGGGCTGGAGCATTCCTGACTATTGTGGGAGGTGCTATGTTGGCAGCATCCTGTCCAAGAAGCAAATCTGCTTCATCCAAATATCCCATCTCCAGACCTCCAAGCAGCAAAGAATACGTTTGA